The Ranitomeya imitator isolate aRanImi1 chromosome 3, aRanImi1.pri, whole genome shotgun sequence genome has a window encoding:
- the ZFX gene encoding zinc finger X-chromosomal protein, whose amino-acid sequence MEEDVAELALRATEPHAFFHTSETGTPHLNGNEIIVEIQETVFVADGDGGMAVQGFHDDADSVVIQDVIEDVVIEDVQCSDILDGTRVSETVIIPEQVLEDEIGPDTEEQELEDDVLSNCDVPDNVLDSALVEGALTVPSSRNAIHPNHVVEDIVEDGLGDDMISEEVLVADCASEAVIDANGIPVQGPDGEEVNCDDYLMISLDDAEKIEDGAEAITMGCEVGDPAKLDGSCPEVIKVYIFKADPGEDLGGTVDIVESESENYPGDGLLDPHTGGRLLPREKMVYIDVNDCQNDTDDLDVAEIADEVYMEVIVGEEDAAITHEHQLDDAELSKTFMPVAWAAAYGNTMNNSLEGVEHRNGTASALLHIDESDGLDRLAKQKPKKKRRGENRQYQTAIIIGPDGHPLTVYPCMICGKKFKSRGFLKRHMKNHPEHLVRKKYRCTDCDYTTNKKVSLHNHLESHKLSAVVIKTEKELDCDECGKVFLHVNALFAHKLTHKEKAGNKMHKCKFCDYETAEQGLLNRHLLAVHSKSFPHICVECGKGFRHPSELKKHMRTHTGEKPYTCQYCDYKSADSSNLKTHVKTKHSKEMPFKCEICFQTFVDSKDLQAHVILHQESKSHQCLHCDHKSSNSSDLKRHIISVHTKDYPHKCEVCEKGFHRPSELKKHEAAHRGKKMHQCRHCEFQIADPFVLSRHILSVHTKELPFRCKRCRKGFRQQQELKKHMKSHSGKKVYQCEYCEYNTTDASGFKRHVISIHTKDYPHRCDYCKKGFRRPSEKNQHTMKHHKEASLV is encoded by the exons ATGGAAGAAGATGTGGCCGAGCTTGCTCTGCGAGCAACAGAACCGCATGCCTTTTTTCATACTTCAG AAACGGGAACCCCTCACCTTAATGGGAATGAGATTATTGTGGAAATCCAAGAGACTGTCTTTGTGGCAGATGGAGACGGAGGCATGGCTGTTCAAGGGTTCCACGATGATGCAGACTCAGTTGTTATTCAGGACGTAATTGAAGATGTGGTCATTGAGGATGTGCAATGTTCTGATATCTTGGACGGAACACGGGTATCGGAGACCGTAATAATACCGGAGCAGGTCCTGGAGGATGAGATTGGCCCTGACACAGAGGAACAGGAACTGGAAGATGATGTGTTATCCAATTGTGATGTTCCTGACAATGTTTTAGACTCTGCTTTAGTGGAAGGAGCATTGACTGTTCCCAGCAGTCGAAATGCTATCCATCCAAATCACGTAGTAGAAGACATTGTAGAGGATGGTCTTGGTGATGACATGATTTCAGAAGAAGTCCTTGTAGCAGACTGTGCTTCAGAGGCAGTGATTGATGCTAATGGCATTCCAGTGCAAGGTCCTGATGGGGAAGAAGTCAATTGTGATGACTACCTTATGATATCTT TGGACGATGCTGAAAAGATTGAAGATGGAGCAGAAGCAATCACTATGGGTTGTGAAGTTGGAGACCCAGCTAAGTTAGATGGCTCATGTCCAGAAGTCATCAAGGTTTACATCTTTAAGGCAGACCCTGGGGAAGACTTGG GTGGCACTGTGGACATTGTGGAAAGTGAGTCTGAAAATTATCCAGGAGATGGGCTTCTTGATCCCCATACTGGTGGTCGTCTTCTTCCCCGTGAAAAAATGGTTTACATAGATGTGAATGACTGTCAGAATGATACTGACGATTTGG ATGTAGCGGAAATTGCTGATGAAGTGTATATGGAGGTGATTGTTGGAGAGGAAGATGCTGCAATAACACATGAACATCAGCTGGATGATGCCGAACTAAGCAAGACTTTCATGCCAGTTGCCTGGGCTGCAGCTTATG GTAATACTATGAATAACAGCTTGGAGGGCGTGGAGCACAGGAATGGCACTGCTAGCGCCCTATTGCACATAGATGAGTCTGATGGACTGGACAGGCTAGCGAAGCAAAAACCAAAGAAAAAGAGAAGAGGGGAGAACCGTCAGTACCAAACAG cCATAATTATTGGCCCTGATGGCCACCCTCTTACTGTTTACCCATGTATGATCTGCGGCAAGAAATTTAAATCCCGAGGCTTTCTGAAGAGGCACATGAAAAACCACCCTGAACATCTGGTGCGTAAGAAATATCGCTGCACTGACTGTGACTATACCACCAATAAAAAAGTAAGTCTACATAACCACCTGGAGAGTCACAAACTGTCTGCTGTAGTTATTAAAACGGAGAAGGAATTGGATTGTGATGAATGCGGAAAAGTATTTCTACACGTGAATGCTTTGTTTGCCCACAAGCTGACACACAAGGAAAAGGCAGGCAACAAAATGCACAAGTGCAAGTTCTGTGACTACGAAACTGCTGAACAGGGCTTGTTAAATAGACACCTTTTGGCCGTACACAGCAAGAGCTTTCCTCACATCTGTGTGGAGTGTGGGAAAGGTTTCCGTCACCCATCAGAATTAAAGAAGCACATGCGCACTCATACCGGCGAAAAGCCATATACCTGTCAATATTGTGACTACAAATCTGCTGACTCCTCCAATTTGAAAACTCACGTTAAGACAAAGCACAGCAAAGAAATGCCATTCAAGTGTGAGATTTGTTTCCAGACATTCGTAGACTCTAAAGATTTGCAGGCACACGTCATCCTGCATCAGGAGAGCAAAAGTCACCAGTGCCTGCATTGTGACCACAAGAGCTCTAACTCGAGTGACCTGAAAAGGCATATTATCTCTGTGCACACCAAGGACTATCCTCACAAGTGTGAAGTCTGTGAGAAGGGCTTTCACCGGCCGTCGGAGCTTAAAAAGCATGAAGCTGCGCACAGAGGTAAAAAGATGCATCAGTGCCGGCATTGTGAGTTCCAAATTGCGGACCCTTTTGTGTTAAGCCGCCACATCTTGTCTGTACATACTAAGGAGTTGCCGTTCAGGTGCAAACGCTGCCGTAAAGGCTTCAGGCAGCAACAAGAACTGAAAAAGCACATGAAGTCTCACAGTGGTAAAAAAGTGTATCAGTGTGAGTACTGCGAGTACAACACCACAGACGCTTCTGGCTTTAAACGCCATGTCATCTCCATTCACACCAAAGACTATCCCCACAGATGCGACTACTGCAAGAAAGGCTTTCGCCGGCCATCTGAAAAGAATCAACACACCATGAAACATCATAAAGAGGCTAGCTTAGTTTGA